A genome region from Eurosta solidaginis isolate ZX-2024a chromosome 2, ASM4086904v1, whole genome shotgun sequence includes the following:
- the Lam gene encoding lamin Dm0: protein MATKSKRASTATPQPQPGGTSTPLIPGGNRSASPLSPTRHSRLQEKAELQNLNDRLACYIDRVRNLETENARLSIEVQTTRDTVTREATNIKSMYENELSDARRLLDETAREKAKLEIDTKRLWDENEELKAKLDKKTKDCSFAEGNARMYESRASDLSNKYNTANADRKRAVDELNEALKELERLRQQLDEARKLLEDETLARVDLENNIQSLREELTFKDQIHIQEMNETRSRRQVEISEIDGRLVEQYEAKLQQSLQELRDQYESQMRANRDEIELLYEQKMKNLQSAANRNSNAAANAIEELRTTRTRIDALNSRIGELESTNAALTGRLRELEQLLDRERARHNADIANLEAELQRLRDEMAQQLQEYQDLMDIKVSLDLEIAAYDKLLCGEESRLNITPHSSTASGSFSQSIRGTRATPLRKTPSRGASTLPLKRKRTVVEESEDLSQSEYFVTGSAKGDIEISELDPEGKFVKLHNKGNKEVQIGGWQLIRTAGGNETTFKFHRTVKIDADAFVTVWSSDAGATHEPPTNIVMKTQKWFVGDNMKTSLFNGDGEEVAGSERVKRTIVTHSSRHRSYGGRLGVSTVDAAGNEELYHQQGDPQQGEDKCRLM, encoded by the exons ATGGCAACGAAGTCGAAACGCGCCAGTACAGCCACACCCCAGCCGCAACCAGGAGGCACATCAACTCCACTGATTCCCGGCGGTAATCGCTCTGCAAGCCCTTTGAGTCCTACAAGACATTCACGCCTGCAAGAAAAGGCTGAATTGCAGAATTTAAATGATCGTCTGGCTTGTTACATAGATCGTGTGCGCAATTTAGAAACTGAAAATGCACGCCTATCCATTGAAGTCCAAACCACGCGAGATACGGTCACCCGGGAGGCTACCAATATTAAGTCTATGTACGAAAATGAGTTGAGCGATGCGAGGCGTTTATTGGATGAGACGGCACGCGAAAAGGCGAAATTAGAGATAGATACTAAACGATTGTGGGATGAAAATGAAGAACTAAAAGCCAAATTGGACAAGAAAACTAAGGATTGTTCATTTGCCGAAG GTAATGCTCGGATGTACGAATCACGAGCTTCCGACTTGTCCAACAAATATAACACCGCCAATGCGGATCGCAAAAGGGCTGTCGATGAATTAAATGAAGCCCTAAAAGAACTTGAACGTTTGCGTCAACAATTGGATGAGGCACGAAAACTATTAGAAGATGAAACATTAGCACGCGTCGATTTGGAAAATAACATACAAAGCTTGCGCGAAGAACTAACATTCAAAGATCAAATTCACATACAAGAAATGAATGAGACGCGTTCAAGACGCCAAGTCGAGATCAGTGAAATTGATGGTCGTTTGGTTGAGCAATATGAGGCCAAATTGCAACAGTCCCTACAAGAGTTACGGGATCAATATGAGAGTCAAATGCGTGCCAATCGCGATGAAATTGAATTATTGTatgaacaaaaaatgaaaaatttgcaaTCAGCAGCTAATCGTAATTCAAATGCTGCTGCAAATGCCATCGAAGAATTACGCACTACACGCACACGCATTGATGCGCTAAATTCACGCATTGGTGAATTGGAATCCACAAATGCTGCGCTCACTGGACGTTTACGCGAATTGGAGCAATTGCTAGATCGTGAACGTGCACGCCATAATGCGGATATTGCGAATTTAGAGGCCGAACTCCAACGCTTGCGCGATGAAATGGCCCAACAATTGCAGGAATACCAAGATTTGATGGATATTAAG GTTTCACTAGATTTGGAAATTGCTGCTTATGATAAACTGTTGTGTGGTGAAGAGTCGCGTCTTAATATAACACCACACTCTTCAACTGCTTCTGGTTCGTTTAGTCAAAGTATACGTGGTACACGTGCCACGCCATTGCGTAAAACTCCATCACGCGGCGCATCTACATTGCCCCTGAAAAGGAAGCGTACTGTTGTTGAAGAGTCGGAGGATTTAAGTCAATCTGAATATTTTGTAACTGGCAGCGCAAAAGGCGATATCGAGATTTCAGAACTTGATCCAGAGGGAAAATTTGTAAAACTGCACAATAAGGGCAACAAAGAGGTTCAAATAGGTGGATGGCAACTAATACGCACCGCGGGTGGCAATGAAACCACTTTCAAGTTCCATCGCACTGTTAAAATTGATGCAGACGCCTTTGTAACTGTTTGGTCCTCCGATGCTGGTGCTACCCACGAACCACCTACTAATATAGTTATGAAGACGCAAAAGTGGTTTGTCGGAGATAATATGAAAACATCGCTATTCAATGGAGATGGGGAGGAAGTAGCTGGCTCGGAGCGTGTTAAGCGCACAATTGTAACACACTCATCTCGTCATCGCTCATATGGTGGTCGCTTAGGTGTATCCACTGTAGATGCTGCTGGCAATGAGGAGCTCTACCACCAACAAGGGGATCCACAGCAAGGCGAAGATAAGTGCCGCCTAATGTAA